The genomic window AGTTTTCTCTGGATATCAATTAGATCGATTTACTGGATTTATGAAGCCATTCGAGACAATTGATGGCGCTGGTTATCAGCTTGTTAATTCCTACATTGCGATAGCAGGGGGAGGCGTAACTGGTGTTGGGTTAGGACAGAGTGTGCAAAAATACGGCTATTTACCAGAAGCGCATACCGACTTCATCATGTCTATAGTTGCGGAGGAGTTAGGGTTATTTGGGGTAGCGTTTGTATTGTTTTTAATAGCCTTTATCATTTTTAAAGCTCTTCATCTAGCTAGAAAGTGTGAAGATCCTTTTGGTAGTTTACTAGCAATTGGTATAGCCTCTATGTTCGGTATACAGTCGTTTATTAACTTAGGTGGTGTTACGGGCTTAATACCAATAACAGGTGTAACCTTACCTTTCATCAGTTACGGAGGATCATCCTTATTAGTGCTTATGGCATCAGCAGGCTTGTTAGTGAATGTATCTATGCAGCATAATTATCGTCAAAAATTTAAGCATGCTCAAACCGATGATTCACAGAAAATAAAAATGGATAATTTTTCACGTTCATTTTAAAGATCTCAAAACGGTCCCTACGTTATCTGTTGAGGGGCTTTTTTTATTTAATCGATTTATTTGCAAATGGCATTATCCTATAAACTAGACAACGTCGATACGTCAGGAGAGTAATATCTTACTAGTCAGCTAATATATGTGTTTCTTGTAGTTTAAAAAACACATATTTGGATTTTTATGGTATGCTATATTATGTTTGCATAGAATTTTCTGAAATATCGCTCATAGGGGGTTAAGCTATGCTAAAAGGTCGTAAAATTAACAAGGTACTTGCTGCAAATCGTGGGGAAATTGCTATTAGAGTGTTTCGTGCGTGTAATGAACTGAACATTCGCACTGTCGCGATATATTCAAAAGAAGATGCAGGAGCATATCATCGTTATAAAGCTGATGAAGCCTACTTAATTGGTGAAGGGAAAAAACCAATAGATGCCTATTTGGATATTGAAGGAATTATTGAAGTTGCAAAAAACAATAATGTGGATGCTATTCACCCAGGTTACGGTTTTTTATCAGAAAATATTCATTTTGCTATGCGATGTGAAGAAGAAGGTATTATCTTTATAGGTCCTAATTCTGAGCATCTAGATATGTTTGGAGATAAAGTAAAAGCTCGGCAGCAGGCAATTAATGCAGGCATCCCCGTTATTCCCGGCAGTAATGGCCCAATACATAATTTAGAGGAAGTTCTTCAGTTCGGTTCTAAAAATGGTTATCCAATTATTATTAAAGCTGCTCTCGGTGGTGGCGGTCGTGGTATGAGAATTGTAAGAAACGAAGCAGGTTTGAAGGAAGCGTATGAGCGAGCCAAATCAGAAGCAAAAGCAGCATTTGGAAGTGACGAAGTATATGTTGAAAAGTTAGTCGAAAATCCTAAGCATATAGAGGTACAAATATTAGGTGATATGGATGGCAATATTGTTCATCTTTATGAACGAGATTGTTCAATACAAAGGCGTCACCAAAAGGTTGTTGAGGTTGCGCCAAGTGTTGGTTTGTCAGAAAGTTTAAGAATGCGTATTTGTGATGCGGCCGTTCAATTAATGAACAAGGTCCACTATATAAATGCAGGAACGGTTGAATTTCTAGTATCAGAAAATGATTTTTATTTTATTGAGGTAAATCCACGTGTTCAGGTAGAACATACAATTACGGAAATGATAACAGGTATAGACATTGTTCAATCACAAATTAAGATTGCTGAAGGGCATAATTTACATAGTTCGACTGTTGGTGTACCGATACAAGAGAAAATCATTACGCATGGCTATGCTATTCAATCACGTGTAACAACAGAGGATCCTTTAAATAATTTCATGCCAGATACAGGGAGGATAATGGCGTATCGTTCAGGTGGAGGCTTTGGAGTACGTTTGGATGCAGGAAATGGCTTTCAAGGAGCTGTTATCACGCCTTATTACGATTCACTCCTTGTAAAGCTTTCTACATGGGCATTAACGTTTGACCAGGCTGCAGCTAAAATGGTGCGAAACTTACGTGAATTTAGAATTCGTGGCATTAAGACTAACATCCCTTTTTTAGAAAATGTTGTGAAGCATGAAAACTTTTTAACAGGGAAATATGATACTTCATTTATTGATTCATCACCTGAGTTATTTGTGTTTCCGAAGCGAAAAGATCGTGGTACTAAGATGCTTACATATATTGGGGAAGTCACTGTGAATGGATTTCCGGGCATCGAAAAAAAGAAGAAACCAGTGTTTGATAAACCGAGAATGCCGAAAGTCAACTATGCGAACCAAATGCAAGCAGGGACAAAGCAGATTCTAGATCAATATGGTGCTGATGGCTTAGTGTCATGGATTAAAGAGCAAGATAAGGTGCTTTTAACAGACACAACCTTTCGTGATGCGCATCAATCCTTACTTGCTACACGAGTGCGTACAACAGACCTAAAGCATATTGCGGAACCAGTTGCTCATATGTTACCGGAGTTATTCTCCCTTGAAATGTGGGGGGGTGCAACGTATGACGTGGCATATCGTTTTCTAAAGGAAGACCCATGGGACCGATTATTAATTCTGAGAAATAAAGTGCCAAATATTTTATTTCAAATGCTTCTTCGAGCCTCAAATGCTGTTGGCTATAAAAATTATCCGGATAACGTTATTCAAGAGTTTGTAAAAAAGAGTGCAGAGGCTGGTATAGATGTATTTAGAATATTTGATAGTTTGAACTGGGTTAAAGGAATGACTGTAGCAATTGAAGCAGTTCGTCAATCTGGCAAGATGGCAGAGGCAGCAATTTGCTATACAGGAGATATTCTTGACCCTTCAAGATCTAAGTATGATTTGAATTACTATAAAAATATTGCAAGAGACCTTGAAGATGCTGGTGCTCATATATTAGCAATTAAAGATATGGCAGGTCTGTTAAAGCCACAAGCGGCTTACAAACTCATTTCAACCCTTAAGGAAACAATAGATATACCTATTCATTTGCATACGCATGATACAAGTGGGAATGGAATATTTATGTATGCAAAAGCGATAGAAGCGGGGGTTGATATAGTTGATACAGCCTTGGGTTCAATGGCAGGATTAACGTCTCAGCCAAGTGCAAGCTCACTTTATTATGCTCTTCAAGGCACAAAAAGACAACCTAACATAACTGTAAAGAATCTTGAATTAATGTCGCATTATTGGGAGGATGTTCGAAAATATTATCACGATTTTGAGAGTGGCATGAAATCACCACATTCTGAAATATATATGCATGAAATGCCAGGTGGTCAATATAGTAATCTGCAGCAACAAGCTAAAGCTGTTGGCTTAGGTGACAGATGGGAAGATGTAAAAGACATGTATCGCCGTGTGAATGGTATGTTTGGTGATATTGTTAAAGTAACACCATCATCAAAGGTTGTTGGTGATATGGCATTATTTATGGTACAGAACAATCTAACAGAAGATGATGTTTACGATAGAGGAGACAAACTTGATTTTCCTGACTCGGTAGTTGAGTTATTTGAAGGATTTTTAGGTCAGCCTTATGGAGGTTTTCCACGAGAACTGCAACGCATTATTTTAAAGGGGAGAGAGTCTATTCAAGTTAGACCAGGAGAGTTGCTAGACCCCGTTGATTTTGAAGTTGTTAAAAAGCAATTATTCCAAACCATTCACCGGCAAATCACGAGCTTTGATGCAATATCATATGCCTTGTATCCTAAAGTGTTTATGGAGTATGTAAAAACCGTAGAGCAATTTGGTGATGTGTCTGTGCTTGATACACCTACATTTTTGTACGGTATGCGTTTAGGAGAAGAAATTGAAGTTGAAATTGAACAAGGTAAAACTTTAATTGTTAAATTAGTATCTATTAGCCAACCACAGCCGGATGGATATCGTGTCATATACTTTGAATTGAATGGTCAGTCACGTGAAGTTATGATTAAAGACGAAAATGTAAGAGTAGCAATAGCATCTCGACCGAAGGTAGATTATAGTAAACCAGAACAAATCGGTGCTTCAATGCCTGGTACGGTCATTAAAGTTCTTGTGCAAAAAGGGGAAAAGGTTAATAAAGGGGACCATCTACTAATAACAGAAGCTATGAAAATGGAGACTACTATACAAGCGCCATTTACCGGTGTTATTAAAGACATATTTGTTGAAGATGGTGAGGCCATTCAGACGGGTGATTTATTAATTGAGCTTACTAGTTAAATATATATTTAAATCGAGAGGGTGTCCCAAAGTAAGTCTTTCGGGACACTCTTTTTTAAACGTATAGAAAGCTTATATAATTCTGAGCCTAAATGATTGTATAGGATGCTAACAAGAGAAACATACAAATGATTATCAAAAACATTATCGATGACTAGCGTATTATGTATACTCTTTTTCAAGAAATGTCTTCTTACCAATCTTAAACAAGTAACTACTTCCCATATGTTGGCGACACATTGGAGTTTGACTTGCAAACTATCTTATATGAATATAGTTTTGAGCATGTTTAAGGGAAGGTGACATAGTTTGACTAATAAAAGAGCTATTATATGGTTGCGAAGAGATTTCAGACTACAAGATAATAGTGCTATATATTATGCGCTTGAATGGGCGAAAAAACATAATGGTTATGTAAGTTTTGTTTTTCATCTGAATCCGGACTTCTATGAAAATAAAACAAATCAGAATGAATACTTTTTTAAAGCGTTATTACATTTTTCAAATCGACTAAGTAACTTAGGAATAGATCTGTATGTTGTATACGGTTCGTATCAGACGGTTTTTACTCGATTATTTGAATGGGCACCGGACATAAATTGTATTTTTTACAATAAAGATGAGTTGCCAAATGCAAGAAAAAGAGACCTTTGGGTTAATGAGTTTTGTTCATCAAAGGGCTGTGAAGTACATGAATTTGATGACTATCACTTACATGGTGCTAATGAGGTAACTAAACATGATGGCACAATGTATAAAGTGTTTACCCCTTATTTTAAATCATGGTCAATGTTACAAAAGCCAAGACCTAGGATTATTAATGAGAATGAGTTAGTTTTTTATTCAAAAGACATACCGTCAGCAATAAATGACAAACATTTACTTACCAACTACCCATATAGAAAAGAATGGGTAAATATAGGTGAAGAGAATGCGTTAGCCCAACTGCATTTATTTATAAATAATCGTATCGAAGCATATGGTAAAAATCGTAATTTTCCATCTGTTGAAGGAACTAGTAAACTATCGTCATTCTTAATAACAGGTGCAATAGCTGTTCGAACTATATACAGTGAGCTAGAAAATCTCACTCAATACAACAAGGAGAGTGTGCAAACATTTATCCAAGAGTTAGCGTGGCGAGATTTTTATCACATGATTCATGTATCAAATCCTTTGTGCCAAAGTGTTGAGATTAATGAGCAATATAGGCATATAGCCTGGTCTACAGACGAGCATGTGCTGAAAATATGGAGTACAGGACAAACCGGTTATCCAATTGTGGATGCTGGAATGAGACAATTGAATAATGAAGGATGGATGCATAACAGATTGAGAATGATAACAGCCAGTTTTCTAACAAAGGATTTACTAGTGGATTGGCGATTAGGTGAGAGCTATTTTAATAAGGTGCTTATAGACTATGAAGCTGCTTCTAATATAGGGGGATGGCAATGGGCTGCATCTGTTGGAACGGATGCTGTTCCTTATTTTCGAATTTTTAATCCTGTTACACAATCAAAAAAGTTTGACCAAGATGGTAAGTATATACGCAAATATATACCTGAATTGAAAGATGTACCAGATAAGTATATTCACGAACCGTGGAAAATGAGTGTTGAGATACAAAAGTTGTCCGGTTGTATTATTGGACAAGATTATCCGGCTCCAATTGTTGATCATGCTGTTCAAAGACTAAAGGCTATTCAGTTGTTCAAATCGGAGTTGTTAGATTGAATATAAAGAAATAAGGGAGCTGCGTGATTGCAGCTCCCTTATTTCTTTACAGTAAATTATTTCTGTGTATGACGTGTGCTTCTAGTTCCTAATAAAACAAGATAACTTAATACTCCAAATAGCAACGTTATAATTGTTGCGTGGCTGAGTGTAGAAGCTAAGTGAACCTTACTAAAAATTACAGAGGCACCTGAAATCACCTGTAAGATGATTAGTGTAAGAGATAATATCCATCCCCAATATATAACACGTTGGTTTTTATAGTGTTTAAATGCATGTAATGTTGCAATAACTATCCAAACGAATAGAAGAAAAGCAGCAAATCTATGTCCCATTTGTACCCACTGTATAAATGTAGAGGGCAATGAAAATATACTTTCATTTGAACATAATGGAAAATCAGGACAAGCTAAAAATGCTTTCTCATGTCTTACTAATGCTCCTGTATAGACTACGATGTAAGTATATATAATTACTCCGTATATGTGAAACCGCATTTTTTGGTCTAGCTTCAAGCTGTCTGCATCAAATTTCTTATCTACTTCGAAGATTAGAAGCATTAATAAAAATACAGCAGCGTATGATATAAGCGATATACCAAAGTGTAATGCTAAAACAACTGGTGTTTGTGGCCAAATAACCGCTGCAGCTCCTAACAATGCTTGAATGATAATAAATAAGACAGATGTGATAGCCAAGAACTTTGTTTCACGTACGTGTCCTATTTTACGCCATGACCAGATGGCTAGAATTAAAACAGTGATACCTGCTAGACCTGAAACGCCTCGATGTGAGTATTCAATGATCATTTCAAAGTTAAAGTTAGAAGGAACAAGTTGGCCTTCGCATAATGGCCATTCACGTCCACAGCCTAGGCTTGAACCAGTCTTTGTTACAAGGGCACCACCAATTAGAACAAAAAGCATAATGAGAGATGAAAAGACTGCTAGTATTTTTAAAAGGATGGGCAAGATAAATTCACCTTCTTAATATTAGATTATATAAATTATAAAAATAGAAAATTTATAATTTGTCAAATATTAGACAAAAAAGTATAATAGGAAACAAATACATTTATACAATAGTAAAAGTATTTTTACTCACACGCATTATCACTATTACAACTATCATTATAGTGGAAAATGTATAAAATTAATAATTGTAAGTTTTGTATATAAAATCAAAAGGATTTTCATATATAAAAATAATACTTTTTTAGATAAAATTAATTATATCATTTTTTCATTTAACATATAATGAATACAAGGGAATGTTCATTAATTAGACAAAAATTATTCAAGTAAAATTCACACACCTATTTTTTACATTATTGTTTTGAGTTGTTATTATAGAGTTTTTGGGGGATCTAGTGTATTATTTGAAGCGTAAAGGTAAATAATCTGCTGTGATTTATTTCACTTTTCTGCACAAAATCTTTTAAAATATGACATAATAGAATTCAGAGATAGAATAGAACAGTGGACAAAAGGAGGAGGAGAAGATGCTGCAATCGAGGGTTACAGTAGAAGCTAATAGTCTACCCGAGAAAGTATCACCCCATCATATAGAACAAACAACAAAATGGAAAGACTTTTTAGCGCTTATTAAAATTGGTATTGTTAATTCTAATTTTATTACAACGTTCACTGGAATTTGGCTAGCGCTTCATTTTAACAGCTTGGGATTCATAGAAAACTTGGATAAAGTTTTTCTAGCTACTCTAGGTTCAACACTAATAATTGCTGGTTCGTGTAGTCTTAATAATTTGATAGACCGAGATATAGATCCAATTATGGAGCGAACAAAAGGAAGGCCGACTGTAAAAGGTACCTTTTCTGGACCTTTTGTTTTAACGATTGGAATCTCCTTTATTACGTTAGGAACTATTGCATTAGCAATATCATCCTTAATAGCGGCTGGTATAGGCCTGCTTGGTGTATTTACCTATGTCTACCTTTATACGATGTGGACAAAACGTAAATATACAATTAATACCGTAGTCGGCAGTATTTCTGGTGCCATCCCACCATTAATCGGGTGGGCTGCTGTTGACCCTGACCTTCATTTTGTAGCGTGGGCATTGTTTCTAATAATGTTTATATGGCAGCCTCCTCATTTCTTCGCGTTGGCTATGAAACGGTGCGAGGAATACAGGGCAGCAGGCATACCTATGCTACCAGTTGTTCGAGGTTTTGCAGTTACAAAGAAACACATGATTGGTTGGGTAGCTTGCTTGTTACCGTTACCTTTTTTAATGACGAGTTTAGGAATCCCATTTTTAATACTAGCTACTTTGCTAAATGTTGGTTGGCTTACATTGGGGATATGGGGCTATCGACTGAATGATGATATAAAATGGGCTAAACTAATGTTTGTATACTCACTTAATTATCTGACTATATTGTTTGTAGCGATGGTTGTTGTTACGGTTGGGTAAACGGTTGTGAGCAGAAGTTGCTCACGACCTTACTATATTTTTTTCCTTCAAACATATAAATCGGGGGGAATTTTCACATTACATTGAAAGAGGGGTTTGATGTAGCTATGAAAAGGCTTACGAATTGGCGCGTTTTGACACTGTTTAGCGTCATGATGCTCATCCTGTCAGGCTGTGGGAAGCCGTTTTTATCAACTTTACAGCCGCAGGGTGAAGTTGCTAAAACTCAGTTTGATTTAATGATGTTAGCAACGATTATTATGGTCTTTGTCGTTGCGGTGGTTTCTGTGTTGTTCATTATTGCGGTAGTTCGTTACCGTGAGCGTGCTGGCGACAAGAAGGTCATTCCAAAGCAAGTAGAAGGTAATCACAAGTTGGAGATTATTTGGACAATTATTCCGATTCTCTTGTTAATTATTTTGGCAGTACCTACAGTTAATGCTACGTTTAGATTGGCGGATACATCTCCAATGGAGGCGGAAACAAGAGATCCAAATGCAGTTGTTGTTAATGTAACAGCTAAGCTTTA from Bacillus sp. HMF5848 includes these protein-coding regions:
- the pyc gene encoding pyruvate carboxylase is translated as MLKGRKINKVLAANRGEIAIRVFRACNELNIRTVAIYSKEDAGAYHRYKADEAYLIGEGKKPIDAYLDIEGIIEVAKNNNVDAIHPGYGFLSENIHFAMRCEEEGIIFIGPNSEHLDMFGDKVKARQQAINAGIPVIPGSNGPIHNLEEVLQFGSKNGYPIIIKAALGGGGRGMRIVRNEAGLKEAYERAKSEAKAAFGSDEVYVEKLVENPKHIEVQILGDMDGNIVHLYERDCSIQRRHQKVVEVAPSVGLSESLRMRICDAAVQLMNKVHYINAGTVEFLVSENDFYFIEVNPRVQVEHTITEMITGIDIVQSQIKIAEGHNLHSSTVGVPIQEKIITHGYAIQSRVTTEDPLNNFMPDTGRIMAYRSGGGFGVRLDAGNGFQGAVITPYYDSLLVKLSTWALTFDQAAAKMVRNLREFRIRGIKTNIPFLENVVKHENFLTGKYDTSFIDSSPELFVFPKRKDRGTKMLTYIGEVTVNGFPGIEKKKKPVFDKPRMPKVNYANQMQAGTKQILDQYGADGLVSWIKEQDKVLLTDTTFRDAHQSLLATRVRTTDLKHIAEPVAHMLPELFSLEMWGGATYDVAYRFLKEDPWDRLLILRNKVPNILFQMLLRASNAVGYKNYPDNVIQEFVKKSAEAGIDVFRIFDSLNWVKGMTVAIEAVRQSGKMAEAAICYTGDILDPSRSKYDLNYYKNIARDLEDAGAHILAIKDMAGLLKPQAAYKLISTLKETIDIPIHLHTHDTSGNGIFMYAKAIEAGVDIVDTALGSMAGLTSQPSASSLYYALQGTKRQPNITVKNLELMSHYWEDVRKYYHDFESGMKSPHSEIYMHEMPGGQYSNLQQQAKAVGLGDRWEDVKDMYRRVNGMFGDIVKVTPSSKVVGDMALFMVQNNLTEDDVYDRGDKLDFPDSVVELFEGFLGQPYGGFPRELQRIILKGRESIQVRPGELLDPVDFEVVKKQLFQTIHRQITSFDAISYALYPKVFMEYVKTVEQFGDVSVLDTPTFLYGMRLGEEIEVEIEQGKTLIVKLVSISQPQPDGYRVIYFELNGQSREVMIKDENVRVAIASRPKVDYSKPEQIGASMPGTVIKVLVQKGEKVNKGDHLLITEAMKMETTIQAPFTGVIKDIFVEDGEAIQTGDLLIELTS
- a CDS encoding deoxyribodipyrimidine photo-lyase yields the protein MTNKRAIIWLRRDFRLQDNSAIYYALEWAKKHNGYVSFVFHLNPDFYENKTNQNEYFFKALLHFSNRLSNLGIDLYVVYGSYQTVFTRLFEWAPDINCIFYNKDELPNARKRDLWVNEFCSSKGCEVHEFDDYHLHGANEVTKHDGTMYKVFTPYFKSWSMLQKPRPRIINENELVFYSKDIPSAINDKHLLTNYPYRKEWVNIGEENALAQLHLFINNRIEAYGKNRNFPSVEGTSKLSSFLITGAIAVRTIYSELENLTQYNKESVQTFIQELAWRDFYHMIHVSNPLCQSVEINEQYRHIAWSTDEHVLKIWSTGQTGYPIVDAGMRQLNNEGWMHNRLRMITASFLTKDLLVDWRLGESYFNKVLIDYEAASNIGGWQWAASVGTDAVPYFRIFNPVTQSKKFDQDGKYIRKYIPELKDVPDKYIHEPWKMSVEIQKLSGCIIGQDYPAPIVDHAVQRLKAIQLFKSELLD
- a CDS encoding heme A synthase, with the translated sequence MPILLKILAVFSSLIMLFVLIGGALVTKTGSSLGCGREWPLCEGQLVPSNFNFEMIIEYSHRGVSGLAGITVLILAIWSWRKIGHVRETKFLAITSVLFIIIQALLGAAAVIWPQTPVVLALHFGISLISYAAVFLLMLLIFEVDKKFDADSLKLDQKMRFHIYGVIIYTYIVVYTGALVRHEKAFLACPDFPLCSNESIFSLPSTFIQWVQMGHRFAAFLLFVWIVIATLHAFKHYKNQRVIYWGWILSLTLIILQVISGASVIFSKVHLASTLSHATIITLLFGVLSYLVLLGTRSTRHTQK
- the cyoE gene encoding heme o synthase, with the translated sequence MLQSRVTVEANSLPEKVSPHHIEQTTKWKDFLALIKIGIVNSNFITTFTGIWLALHFNSLGFIENLDKVFLATLGSTLIIAGSCSLNNLIDRDIDPIMERTKGRPTVKGTFSGPFVLTIGISFITLGTIALAISSLIAAGIGLLGVFTYVYLYTMWTKRKYTINTVVGSISGAIPPLIGWAAVDPDLHFVAWALFLIMFIWQPPHFFALAMKRCEEYRAAGIPMLPVVRGFAVTKKHMIGWVACLLPLPFLMTSLGIPFLILATLLNVGWLTLGIWGYRLNDDIKWAKLMFVYSLNYLTILFVAMVVVTVG